Proteins found in one Micromonospora sp. WMMD1082 genomic segment:
- the rpsA gene encoding 30S ribosomal protein S1: protein MTSSIEAPSSATKVTVDDLGSEEAFLAAIDETIKYFNDGDIVEGTVVKVDRDEVLLDIGYKTEGVIPSRELSIKHDVDPAEVVSVGDHIEALVLQKEDKEGRLILSKKRAQYERAWGTIEKIKDEDGVVRGSVIEVVKGGLILDIGLRGFLPASLVEMRRVRDLQPYVGRELEAKIIELDKNRNNVVLSRRAWLEQTQSEVRTEFLNKLQKGQVRKGVVSSIVNFGAFVDLGGVDGLVHVSELSWKHIDHPSEVVEVGQEVEVEVLDVDLDRERVSLSLKATQEDPWRQFARTHAIQQIVPGKVTKLVPFGAFVRVDDGIEGLVHISELAERHVEIPEQVVQVGSEVMVKVIDIDLERRRISLSLKQANEGFVEGEEHFDPTLYGMAATYDTEGNYIYPEGFDPETGEWLEGYDKQRETWENQYAEARQRWEAHQKQVQTSRAAEAEAAANPQPAATGTTTSTSAAPTRQAEEPAGTLATDEALAALREKLAGGK, encoded by the coding sequence ATGACGAGCAGCATCGAGGCCCCCTCGAGCGCCACCAAGGTCACCGTCGACGACCTCGGCTCTGAGGAGGCTTTCCTCGCCGCGATCGACGAGACCATCAAGTACTTCAACGACGGCGACATTGTCGAAGGCACCGTCGTCAAGGTCGATCGGGACGAGGTCCTGCTCGACATCGGCTACAAGACCGAGGGTGTCATCCCCTCTCGTGAGTTGTCGATCAAGCACGACGTGGACCCGGCAGAGGTCGTCTCGGTGGGTGACCACATCGAGGCCCTCGTCCTCCAGAAGGAGGACAAGGAGGGTCGGCTGATCCTCTCCAAGAAGCGGGCGCAGTACGAGCGGGCCTGGGGCACGATCGAGAAGATCAAGGACGAGGACGGCGTCGTCCGCGGTTCGGTCATCGAGGTGGTCAAGGGTGGCCTCATCCTCGACATCGGGCTGCGCGGCTTCCTGCCCGCCTCCCTGGTCGAGATGCGGCGGGTGCGCGACCTGCAGCCGTACGTCGGCCGCGAGCTCGAAGCCAAGATCATCGAGCTGGACAAGAACCGCAACAACGTGGTGCTGTCCCGCCGGGCCTGGCTGGAGCAGACGCAGTCCGAGGTGCGCACCGAGTTCCTCAACAAGCTCCAGAAGGGGCAGGTCCGCAAGGGCGTCGTCTCCTCGATCGTCAACTTCGGCGCCTTCGTCGACCTGGGCGGCGTGGACGGCCTGGTGCACGTCTCCGAGCTGTCCTGGAAGCACATCGACCACCCGTCCGAGGTCGTCGAGGTGGGCCAGGAGGTCGAGGTCGAGGTCCTGGACGTCGACCTGGACCGCGAGCGGGTCTCGCTGTCGCTGAAGGCGACCCAGGAGGACCCGTGGCGTCAGTTCGCCCGCACCCACGCGATCCAGCAGATCGTGCCGGGTAAGGTCACCAAGCTCGTGCCGTTCGGCGCCTTCGTCCGGGTGGACGACGGCATCGAGGGCCTGGTCCACATCTCCGAGCTGGCCGAGCGCCACGTGGAGATCCCCGAGCAGGTCGTCCAGGTCGGCTCCGAGGTCATGGTCAAGGTCATCGACATCGACCTGGAGCGTCGCCGGATCTCGCTGTCGCTCAAGCAGGCCAACGAGGGCTTCGTCGAGGGCGAGGAGCACTTCGACCCGACCCTCTACGGCATGGCCGCGACCTACGACACCGAGGGCAACTACATCTACCCGGAGGGCTTCGACCCGGAGACGGGCGAGTGGCTCGAGGGGTACGACAAGCAGCGGGAGACCTGGGAGAACCAGTACGCCGAGGCGCGGCAGCGCTGGGAGGCGCACCAGAAGCAGGTGCAGACCTCCCGGGCCGCCGAGGCCGAGGCTGCCGCCAACCCGCAGCCCGCCGCCACCGGCACCACCACCTCGACCAGCGCGGCGCCGACTCGGCAGGCCGAGGAGCCGGCCGGCACGCTGGCCACCGACGAGGCGCTCGCCGCGCTGCGGGAGAAGCTCGCCGGCGGCAAGTGA